A region from the uncultured Macellibacteroides sp. genome encodes:
- a CDS encoding HAMP domain-containing sensor histidine kinase, with the protein MSSIYDSRQRLKYIFIIGAVLIAIASVVVSDSLIKNLANEERQKIEVWAEATRVMTNENPSLNMNLILKIIQGNTSIPVVLCDDSDQVLTYNNIDVPESNPESFMRVLVQKLKHKNKPIVIDMEDGTFQYLYYDDSIILKRLLIYPYAQLTVVFIFIIIAFLALASTKKAEQNKVWVGLSKETAHQLGTPISSLIAWIEYLKTKEIDQSYLDEMEKDVKRLETIADRFSKIGSDPKPINVNISESLLSALDYMKTRISQKVKIKTFFPAEPVMVQMNDSLFAWVVENLTKNAVDAMEGQGEISFKIEERKNVVRIDVTDTGKGISKSKYKTVFNPGYTTKARGWGLGLSLVKRIVESYHGGKIYVKSSEPGKGTTFRIELRKSKA; encoded by the coding sequence ATGAGCAGCATTTACGATTCCCGTCAACGGCTTAAATATATTTTCATTATCGGGGCTGTGCTGATCGCTATAGCATCTGTAGTGGTGTCAGATTCGCTGATTAAGAATCTTGCCAATGAAGAACGTCAAAAAATTGAAGTGTGGGCCGAGGCAACCCGGGTAATGACTAACGAAAACCCAAGCCTTAATATGAACCTTATTCTGAAAATTATTCAGGGCAATACGTCTATTCCGGTAGTGCTTTGTGATGATTCGGATCAGGTGCTCACTTATAATAATATTGATGTTCCCGAAAGTAACCCGGAATCATTCATGCGGGTTTTGGTACAGAAGCTAAAACATAAGAACAAACCAATCGTTATCGATATGGAAGATGGAACCTTCCAATATCTGTATTACGATGATTCCATTATTCTGAAACGCTTGCTTATTTACCCATATGCTCAGCTTACGGTTGTATTTATTTTCATCATAATAGCCTTCCTAGCTTTGGCAAGTACGAAGAAAGCCGAACAAAATAAAGTTTGGGTAGGGCTTTCAAAGGAAACTGCACACCAGTTGGGCACTCCCATTTCTTCACTCATAGCTTGGATAGAATATCTGAAGACAAAAGAAATCGATCAGTCTTATCTCGATGAAATGGAAAAGGATGTTAAGCGACTTGAAACCATTGCCGATCGCTTTTCAAAGATAGGCTCCGATCCCAAACCTATTAACGTTAATATCAGCGAATCGCTCCTCTCGGCACTCGATTATATGAAGACCCGTATTTCTCAGAAAGTGAAAATTAAAACATTTTTCCCTGCCGAGCCTGTTATGGTGCAAATGAACGACTCGCTTTTTGCCTGGGTTGTAGAAAATCTGACTAAAAATGCAGTGGATGCAATGGAGGGGCAAGGAGAGATTTCATTTAAAATAGAGGAACGTAAAAATGTAGTTCGGATTGATGTGACAGATACGGGAAAAGGAATCTCCAAATCCAAATATAAAACGGTCTTTAATCCTGGTTACACGACTAAAGCGAGAGGATGGGGACTTGGCTTGTCACTTGTTAAGAGAATAGTCGAATCGTACCATGGAGGGAAAATTTATGTAAAATCGTCGGAGCCGGGAAAAGGAACTACTTTCCGTATAGAATTAAGGAAGAGTAAAGCCTAA
- a CDS encoding FAD-dependent oxidoreductase has translation MKKYIYIIFPFLLLSCSSYKQTEVLVIGGGASGTTAGIQSARMGVNTLIVEESSWLGGMLTSAGVSAIDGNHKLPGGLWGEFRAKLIQYYGSEEKLNTGWVSKVLFEPSAGNKIWQDMVAAESLLDVRFNTKVDGITRKDNYWLVNIDHEGRKETIKAAVLIDGTELGDVAKACGATYDIGMDAREVCEESIAGEKANDIIQDLTLVAVLKDYGKDVTIKKPEGYDPSYFYCSCKVPQCTNPKEGKRVWDCQSMLNYGKLPNNKYMINWPIEGNDYYLNLIEMTPEQRTEALKVAKNFTMCFVYYMQTELGFNTLGLADDEFPTADRLPFIPYHRESRRIHGLVRFNLNHVSNPFTQSEKLYRTNIAVGDYPVDHHHARYQDWSNLPDLHFYPIPSYGLPLGALIPKDVKGLIVAEKSISVSNLINGTTRLQPVVMQIGQAAGALGALAVQHKEDVDKVSVREVQQAILNAGGYLQPYLDLQVSDPHFKSLQRIGSTGILRGRGLNVGWENQTWFDADSLLYEQALTPGLKEFAPEFEFSVSNEIITIEEALNIVYWLARHLNVSNVSDEATFDARQKANWKQLQGSEYDIRRPVTRKEFAVLLDAAVNPFELYSVTMKGELGK, from the coding sequence ATGAAAAAGTATATATATATTATTTTCCCTTTCTTGTTGCTGTCGTGTAGTTCGTATAAACAAACTGAAGTTCTTGTTATTGGAGGCGGTGCCAGTGGAACTACTGCCGGGATTCAGTCGGCTCGAATGGGAGTTAACACCCTGATTGTGGAAGAAAGCTCTTGGCTGGGTGGAATGTTAACATCGGCTGGCGTGAGCGCGATTGATGGGAATCATAAATTGCCTGGGGGATTATGGGGTGAATTCAGAGCCAAACTGATTCAATATTATGGTAGTGAGGAAAAATTAAATACGGGATGGGTAAGCAAGGTGCTTTTTGAGCCTTCTGCCGGAAATAAAATCTGGCAGGATATGGTAGCCGCTGAATCCCTCTTAGACGTAAGATTTAATACAAAGGTTGATGGCATTACCCGTAAGGATAACTATTGGTTGGTAAATATTGACCACGAAGGTAGAAAAGAAACGATTAAAGCAGCCGTGTTAATAGATGGGACAGAGTTGGGAGATGTAGCTAAAGCATGTGGTGCAACTTACGATATAGGAATGGATGCGCGCGAAGTATGCGAAGAATCCATTGCCGGCGAAAAGGCTAATGATATAATTCAGGACTTAACCTTGGTTGCCGTACTGAAAGACTATGGCAAAGATGTTACCATAAAGAAACCCGAAGGATACGATCCCTCTTATTTTTATTGTTCGTGTAAAGTGCCTCAATGTACCAATCCCAAAGAAGGGAAAAGAGTGTGGGATTGTCAGAGTATGCTTAATTACGGGAAGCTCCCAAACAATAAGTATATGATTAATTGGCCCATCGAAGGGAATGATTACTATCTTAACCTTATTGAGATGACACCGGAACAACGTACCGAGGCCCTGAAAGTTGCAAAGAATTTTACAATGTGTTTTGTTTATTATATGCAGACCGAACTTGGATTCAATACGCTGGGATTGGCGGACGACGAGTTTCCTACTGCCGATCGTTTGCCTTTTATTCCCTATCATCGTGAATCCAGACGTATTCATGGTTTAGTGAGGTTCAACCTGAATCATGTATCCAATCCATTTACCCAGTCAGAAAAGCTTTATCGGACCAATATCGCTGTGGGCGATTATCCGGTAGATCATCACCATGCCCGTTATCAGGACTGGAGTAATTTGCCGGATCTTCATTTCTATCCTATTCCTTCCTATGGTTTACCGTTGGGAGCACTTATTCCTAAGGATGTGAAGGGATTGATAGTTGCAGAAAAGTCTATCTCTGTTTCAAACTTAATAAATGGAACTACTCGACTTCAACCCGTTGTTATGCAAATTGGACAGGCTGCCGGAGCGTTGGGCGCACTTGCTGTTCAACACAAGGAAGATGTTGATAAGGTTTCTGTACGCGAAGTGCAACAAGCCATACTGAATGCTGGCGGTTATTTACAACCCTATCTGGACCTTCAGGTCTCCGACCCTCATTTCAAGTCACTGCAACGTATCGGTTCGACAGGTATTTTACGTGGAAGAGGATTGAATGTTGGGTGGGAAAACCAGACATGGTTCGATGCGGATTCGCTTCTTTATGAACAGGCTCTTACTCCGGGATTGAAAGAGTTTGCTCCTGAGTTCGAATTTTCGGTATCCAATGAAATTATTACTATTGAGGAGGCTTTAAATATAGTGTATTGGTTGGCACGACATCTGAATGTTTCCAATGTGAGTGATGAAGCAACTTTTGATGCACGTCAGAAAGCAAATTGGAAACAACTGCAAGGCTCCGAATATGACATCAGGCGACCGGTTACACGTAAAGAGTTTGCCGTATTACTAGATGCAGCCGTAAACCCGTTTGAACTATACTCTGTCACTATGAAAGGCGAATTAGGTAAATAA